Proteins co-encoded in one Flavobacterium sp. M31R6 genomic window:
- a CDS encoding HIT family protein: MSSIFKKIIDGEIPCYKVAEDENFLAFLDVNPNAKGHTLCIPKKEVDKFFDIEDDLYLGLMAFSKKVAIALEKTVPCLRVGMAVIGLEVPHAHVHLIPLNEMGEMTFRHKVSLTKEEFESLAKSIQANL; this comes from the coding sequence ATGAGTTCTATTTTTAAAAAAATAATCGACGGAGAAATCCCTTGTTACAAAGTAGCAGAGGATGAAAATTTCTTGGCTTTTCTAGATGTTAACCCAAATGCAAAAGGACATACACTTTGTATTCCTAAGAAAGAAGTAGACAAGTTTTTTGATATTGAAGATGATTTGTATCTTGGATTGATGGCTTTCTCAAAAAAGGTAGCCATAGCGCTAGAAAAAACAGTGCCTTGCTTACGAGTAGGAATGGCGGTGATAGGTCTTGAAGTACCTCATGCACATGTTCACCTAATTCCTTTGAATGAAATGGGAGAAATGACATTCAGACACAAAGTAAGTTTGACTAAGGAGGAGTTTGAATCTTTGGCGAAAAGTATTCAAGCAAATTTATAA
- the thiH gene encoding 2-iminoacetate synthase ThiH, whose product MKTFKSVFEGHDWETIQTKIYQTTTKQVEQALAKSKRNLDDFMALISPAATTYLEQMAQECHELTKKRFGKTIQMYAPLYLSNECQNICTYCGFSLDNKIKRKTLSDTEIKLEVEALKTAGFDHVLLVTGEANYTVNINYFVNAIDQIKEQFSTISVEVQPLSTEEYQKLHEAGVYSVLVYQETYHQEVYKKYHTKGKKSNFDFRLDTPDRIGKSGIHKIGLGVLLGLEDWRTDSFFNALHLDYLQKTYWQTKYSVSFPRLRPAEGIIEPNFIMDDKDLTQLICAYRLWNEDLEISISTRENENFRNNIIPIGVTSMSAGSKTNPGGYVVDPQSLEQFEISDERSAQEIAKIITGKGYEPVWKDWDRSYDCRFLINDF is encoded by the coding sequence ATGAAAACATTCAAATCGGTTTTTGAAGGTCATGATTGGGAAACCATTCAAACCAAAATATACCAAACGACCACTAAACAAGTCGAACAGGCATTAGCAAAAAGCAAACGAAACCTCGATGATTTTATGGCTTTGATTTCGCCTGCTGCGACAACTTACTTGGAGCAAATGGCACAAGAATGCCACGAACTGACCAAAAAACGCTTCGGAAAAACGATCCAAATGTATGCTCCGCTGTATTTGAGCAATGAATGCCAAAACATTTGCACCTATTGCGGTTTCAGTTTGGACAACAAAATCAAACGCAAAACATTATCTGATACTGAAATAAAACTGGAAGTGGAAGCCTTGAAAACAGCCGGTTTTGACCACGTATTATTGGTTACGGGAGAAGCCAATTATACCGTAAACATTAATTATTTCGTAAATGCGATTGATCAAATAAAAGAGCAGTTCTCAACCATTTCGGTGGAAGTACAGCCCCTTTCCACCGAGGAATACCAAAAACTGCACGAAGCTGGAGTGTATTCAGTTTTGGTTTATCAGGAAACTTATCATCAGGAAGTCTATAAAAAATACCATACCAAAGGCAAAAAATCCAATTTTGATTTTCGTTTGGACACACCGGACCGAATTGGGAAATCTGGGATTCACAAAATTGGATTGGGCGTTTTACTAGGCCTAGAAGATTGGCGAACGGACAGTTTTTTCAATGCCTTGCATTTGGATTATTTACAGAAAACCTATTGGCAGACAAAATATTCAGTTTCCTTTCCGAGATTGCGGCCTGCTGAAGGAATTATCGAACCCAACTTTATTATGGACGACAAAGATTTGACGCAACTAATCTGTGCCTATCGCTTATGGAATGAAGATTTGGAGATTTCCATTTCAACACGAGAGAACGAAAATTTCAGGAACAATATCATTCCGATTGGGGTGACCAGCATGAGTGCAGGATCCAAAACCAATCCGGGCGGTTATGTCGTTGATCCACAATCTTTGGAACAATTTGAGATTAGCGACGAACGTTCGGCCCAAGAAATTGCCAAAATAATTACTGGCAAAGGATACGAACCGGTTTGGAAAGATTGGGATAGAAGTTATGATTGCAGATTTTTGATTAACGATTTTTGA
- a CDS encoding transglutaminase domain-containing protein encodes MPKKVMVMRCMFLFLMFTVVSFGQTKGIYDLVDAKVDRIPNDLSKTTVGIAEYINANFKSENDKVRAAFYWTASNIRYDIENIESIDYKEISQDKIKNAVLTKKGVCIHYAEVFNDIAKKVGVKSYLVYGYTKQNGKVDILAHAWCATRIDNVWWLFDPTWGAGYVDKKKFFKKINNLNYKVAPSQFIASHMPFDYLWQFLNYPITNQEFIEGKTQLNKAKPNFDFSTQIAEYDNMSDLDKARTTLIRMEKNGIKNKLIQEMALSIKSDVAALQNNEAMDKMQAISDDYNQAIAMFNDFIYYRNNRFKPVLPDEEIKAMIESPKQKIMDCQSRIYKIGTYNDSNTASVKSLKNSIIDVLKHIEVQEKFVNDYLSKSKSGRKGMFSTTTFFGIPVR; translated from the coding sequence ATGCCTAAAAAAGTAATGGTTATGAGGTGCATGTTTTTATTTTTGATGTTTACTGTTGTCAGTTTTGGCCAAACCAAAGGAATTTATGATTTGGTTGATGCTAAAGTGGACAGAATTCCCAATGATTTAAGCAAAACAACTGTTGGAATCGCAGAATATATAAACGCTAATTTCAAATCTGAAAATGATAAAGTAAGAGCAGCTTTTTATTGGACAGCCTCAAACATCAGGTATGATATTGAGAATATAGAATCCATTGATTACAAAGAGATTTCTCAGGATAAAATAAAAAACGCGGTGCTAACCAAAAAAGGAGTTTGTATCCATTATGCTGAGGTTTTTAATGATATTGCCAAAAAAGTGGGAGTCAAATCCTATCTCGTTTACGGATATACCAAGCAAAATGGGAAAGTAGATATACTGGCACATGCTTGGTGTGCCACTAGAATTGACAATGTTTGGTGGCTTTTTGATCCCACTTGGGGAGCGGGTTATGTTGATAAAAAGAAGTTTTTTAAGAAAATAAACAATCTCAATTATAAGGTTGCTCCAAGTCAATTTATCGCATCACATATGCCTTTTGATTATTTATGGCAGTTTTTAAATTACCCAATTACCAATCAAGAATTTATTGAGGGGAAAACCCAGTTGAATAAAGCCAAGCCTAATTTTGATTTTTCAACTCAAATTGCGGAGTATGATAATATGTCGGATTTGGATAAAGCAAGAACGACTTTAATTCGAATGGAGAAAAATGGAATCAAAAACAAATTGATTCAAGAGATGGCTCTTTCGATAAAAAGTGACGTTGCTGCCCTGCAGAATAATGAAGCAATGGATAAAATGCAGGCAATCAGTGATGATTACAATCAAGCCATCGCAATGTTTAATGATTTTATTTATTATCGGAATAATAGATTCAAACCAGTCTTGCCAGACGAAGAGATTAAAGCTATGATTGAATCTCCAAAACAGAAAATAATGGATTGTCAAAGCCGCATTTATAAAATTGGTACTTATAATGACAGCAATACTGCAAGTGTAAAATCATTAAAAAATTCTATCATTGATGTTCTCAAACATATCGAAGTACAAGAAAAATTTGTAAACGACTATTTAAGCAAAAGTAAATCTGGGAGAAAAGGAATGTTTAGCACGACGACTTTTTTCGGAATCCCGGTTAGATAA
- a CDS encoding flavin reductase family protein, which yields MISIDPKSIDTVKLQGYLQSSVGPRPIAFASTIGKNGIPNLSPFSFFNVFSANPPVLIFSPARRVRDNTVKHTLINAEATSEVVINVVNYDMVQQTSLASTEYAEGVDEFLKAGFTPVPSDVVKPYRVKESPVQFECKVTQIIPLGTEGGAGNLILCEVVRIHINEAVLNENGAIDQHKIDLVSRLGANWYSRSNQGLFEVPKPLTTLGVGVDSIPDFVKNSSVFDGNDLGMLGNIEALPTKEEVSIFVNQNFAIKAVLSSDDLEKQHLEAKRYLLDNDVLSAWKVLLAKKIESK from the coding sequence ATGATTAGTATTGATCCAAAAAGCATAGACACCGTAAAACTACAGGGTTACTTACAAAGCTCAGTTGGGCCTCGACCTATTGCTTTTGCTAGTACTATCGGTAAAAATGGAATTCCAAATTTGTCTCCTTTTAGTTTTTTTAATGTGTTCAGTGCCAATCCGCCAGTGCTTATTTTTTCACCTGCAAGACGCGTAAGGGACAATACGGTTAAACACACCTTGATAAATGCCGAAGCCACTTCCGAAGTCGTAATCAATGTAGTGAATTATGATATGGTGCAGCAAACTTCTTTGGCCAGTACAGAATACGCGGAAGGTGTTGACGAGTTTTTAAAAGCTGGATTTACGCCGGTTCCTTCCGATGTGGTAAAACCATACCGAGTAAAAGAATCGCCTGTGCAGTTTGAATGCAAAGTGACGCAGATAATTCCTTTGGGAACAGAAGGTGGTGCAGGGAATTTAATTCTTTGTGAAGTGGTTCGTATTCATATTAATGAAGCGGTGTTAAATGAAAATGGAGCTATCGATCAACATAAAATTGACTTGGTTTCAAGATTGGGAGCCAATTGGTATTCCCGATCAAATCAAGGATTGTTTGAGGTGCCAAAACCGCTTACAACTCTGGGAGTTGGAGTTGATTCAATACCTGATTTTGTTAAAAATAGTTCCGTTTTTGATGGAAACGATTTAGGGATGTTAGGGAATATTGAAGCCTTGCCTACTAAAGAGGAAGTTAGTATATTTGTAAACCAAAATTTTGCAATAAAGGCCGTTTTGAGTTCTGATGACCTTGAAAAACAGCACTTAGAAGCCAAAAGATATCTTTTAGACAATGATGTACTTTCGGCATGGAAAGTGCTTTTAGCTAAAAAAATAGAATCAAAGTAA
- a CDS encoding TonB-dependent receptor, which translates to MKNLFSFKSTNLKTTQFSKRFLFSIFFSITSLLSFAQVKDSTKVNQLDEVLVSAIRVTTKTPVTFSNLDKKDIKARNLGQDIPILMNYLPSVVTTSDAGNGVGYTGIRVRGSDATRVNVTINGIPYNDSESQGTYWVNMPDFASSVESLQLQRGVGTSTNGAAAFGASLNMLTDSYSDKASGEISSSYGSFHTFKNTVKFSTGLMNDHFEIAGRLSALKSDGYVDRASSDLKSYFLQGTYVGKTTLIKALAFGGTEKTYQSWFGVDAATLESDRTFNAAGMFTDEFGNIRFYNNQTDNYQQDHYQLHWNERISENWSTNLAFHYTKGKGYYEEYKEDQGFTDYGLAPIPVAPTVNTTDLVRQKWLDNDFYGTTFSANYKEDNWDVILGGGWNKYQGDHFGKVIWARYASQTELGDHYYDDFASKTDGNIFAKANYKVADKWSLFGDLQLRNVTYKANSSETGLVDDNFNFFNPKAGVTYELNKMNSLYFSYARANREPNRTDYENGSPKPEKLNDFELGWRYHSDKIKLNANAYYMKYQDQLVLTGELNDVGAPIRANSGDSYRLGVELDATFQLSEKWVLQPNVTLSQNKNRDFYFTRDGVLQNLGNTNIAYSPDVVAGNRLGFTPIKDFQISLYSKFVGEQYMANIDSEGSKLDSYFVNDLNVSYEFKPKSIFKSILVTALVNNIFDLKYVSNGYFYTYDDDYSNPPAIKTIEGAGYYPQAGINFLVGLSLKF; encoded by the coding sequence ATGAAAAATTTATTTAGCTTTAAAAGCACCAACTTGAAAACGACTCAATTCTCAAAACGTTTTCTATTTTCTATTTTCTTTTCTATAACATCGTTACTCTCTTTTGCGCAAGTAAAAGACAGCACAAAAGTCAATCAACTCGATGAAGTTTTGGTTTCGGCTATACGTGTGACCACAAAAACGCCTGTAACGTTCAGTAATTTGGATAAAAAAGACATTAAAGCCAGAAATTTAGGTCAGGATATCCCTATTTTGATGAATTATTTGCCTTCTGTGGTAACTACTTCGGATGCCGGAAATGGCGTGGGTTATACTGGAATTCGTGTGCGTGGTAGTGATGCTACCCGTGTGAATGTAACTATCAACGGAATTCCATACAACGATTCTGAAAGCCAAGGAACCTATTGGGTAAATATGCCTGATTTTGCGTCGTCGGTAGAGAGTTTGCAATTGCAACGCGGTGTGGGAACTTCTACAAATGGAGCTGCAGCTTTTGGCGCGAGTTTGAATATGTTGACCGATTCTTATTCAGATAAGGCTTCGGGTGAAATTTCCAGTTCTTATGGAAGTTTTCATACGTTTAAAAATACCGTAAAATTCAGCACAGGTTTGATGAATGACCATTTTGAAATTGCTGGTCGTTTGTCTGCATTAAAGTCAGATGGATATGTGGATCGAGCGAGTTCTGATTTGAAGTCGTATTTTCTTCAAGGGACTTATGTAGGCAAAACAACATTAATCAAAGCACTGGCTTTTGGTGGAACCGAAAAAACGTACCAATCTTGGTTTGGCGTGGATGCAGCAACTTTAGAAAGTGACCGAACTTTCAATGCTGCCGGAATGTTTACAGATGAGTTTGGTAACATTCGTTTTTATAATAATCAAACCGATAATTACCAACAAGATCATTATCAATTGCATTGGAATGAAAGAATTTCTGAAAATTGGAGTACGAATTTAGCATTTCATTATACAAAGGGTAAAGGATACTATGAGGAATATAAGGAAGATCAGGGTTTTACTGATTATGGTTTAGCACCAATTCCTGTTGCGCCAACTGTAAATACAACTGATCTTGTGCGTCAAAAATGGTTGGATAATGATTTTTATGGAACTACTTTTTCTGCCAATTATAAAGAAGACAATTGGGACGTCATTTTAGGAGGTGGATGGAATAAATATCAAGGAGACCATTTTGGAAAAGTTATCTGGGCAAGATACGCTTCACAAACCGAGTTGGGTGATCATTACTATGATGATTTTGCTTCGAAAACGGATGGTAATATTTTTGCAAAAGCGAATTACAAAGTAGCTGATAAATGGAGTTTGTTCGGGGATTTGCAATTGCGAAATGTTACGTATAAAGCCAATTCGTCAGAAACAGGTTTGGTGGATGATAATTTTAATTTCTTTAATCCAAAGGCGGGAGTGACTTATGAATTAAACAAAATGAATAGTTTGTATTTTTCATATGCGAGAGCCAACCGTGAACCAAACAGAACGGATTATGAAAATGGAAGTCCGAAACCGGAAAAGCTAAATGATTTTGAATTGGGATGGCGATATCATTCGGATAAAATTAAGCTGAATGCCAATGCCTATTACATGAAATACCAAGATCAATTGGTTTTGACGGGAGAATTGAATGATGTAGGTGCGCCAATAAGAGCCAATAGTGGTGACAGTTACAGGCTCGGAGTGGAGTTGGATGCAACTTTTCAGCTTTCGGAAAAATGGGTGTTGCAACCGAATGTGACTTTGAGCCAAAATAAAAACAGAGATTTCTATTTTACAAGAGACGGTGTTCTGCAAAATTTAGGAAATACCAATATTGCTTATTCTCCAGATGTAGTTGCTGGAAATCGTTTAGGATTTACACCTATTAAAGATTTTCAAATATCCTTGTATTCCAAGTTTGTTGGAGAACAGTATATGGCAAACATCGATTCGGAAGGGTCAAAACTGGATAGTTATTTTGTAAATGATTTGAATGTGTCGTATGAGTTTAAACCAAAAAGTATTTTTAAGTCGATTTTGGTTACAGCTTTAGTCAATAATATTTTTGATTTGAAATATGTCAGCAATGGATATTTCTATACTTATGATGATGACTACAGCAATCCACCTGCGATAAAAACAATTGAGGGAGCTGGGTATTATCCTCAAGCGGGGATTAATTTCTTGGTTGGACTGAGTTTGAAGTTTTAG
- a CDS encoding thiazole synthase, whose product MAMSLFKIGDKTLESRLFLGTGKFGSNIEMKEAILASESELVTVALKRIDLETDTDAILNHLKHPRINLLPNTSGARNAKEAIFAAQLAREALETNWLKLEIHPDPKYLMPDPIETLKATEELAKLGFIVLPYIHADPVLCKHLENAGTTAVMPLGSPIGSNKGLKTIDFLEIIIEQSLVPVIIDAGIGAPSDAAKAMEMGADAVLVNTAIAVAGNPKLMAEAFKEAVIAGRKAFEAKLGQQYKHAVASSPLTAFLNV is encoded by the coding sequence ATGGCAATGTCATTGTTTAAGATAGGAGACAAAACACTAGAGTCCCGATTATTTTTAGGAACTGGGAAATTTGGTTCCAATATAGAAATGAAAGAAGCAATACTGGCTTCCGAAAGTGAATTGGTAACCGTGGCCTTAAAACGAATCGATCTGGAAACCGACACCGATGCGATTTTAAATCACTTGAAACATCCACGAATTAATTTGTTGCCGAATACTTCTGGAGCACGGAATGCCAAAGAAGCCATTTTTGCAGCACAATTGGCAAGAGAGGCTTTGGAAACAAATTGGCTGAAACTTGAAATTCATCCCGACCCGAAATACTTAATGCCGGATCCCATTGAGACCTTGAAAGCAACAGAAGAATTAGCAAAACTAGGATTCATCGTTTTGCCCTACATTCATGCCGATCCGGTTTTGTGTAAACACCTGGAAAATGCGGGAACGACTGCCGTAATGCCATTGGGTTCCCCTATCGGCAGCAACAAAGGATTGAAAACTATAGATTTTCTGGAAATAATCATCGAACAAAGTTTGGTTCCGGTTATTATCGACGCTGGAATTGGAGCGCCATCCGATGCTGCCAAGGCAATGGAAATGGGAGCTGATGCTGTATTGGTCAACACTGCAATTGCCGTAGCCGGAAATCCAAAATTGATGGCCGAAGCCTTTAAGGAAGCCGTAATCGCTGGACGAAAAGCATTTGAGGCAAAACTGGGACAACAATACAAGCACGCAGTGGCTTCAAGTCCCTTGACTGCGTTTTTAAATGTGTAA
- the arfB gene encoding alternative ribosome rescue aminoacyl-tRNA hydrolase ArfB: MEIQTILSEVKYKAVRSSGAGGQNVNKVSSKVVLTFDLSSSQGFSQEEKLLLENNLQNRLTADLILILNCDEDRSQLKNKEIVTKRFLEIIKKGLHVPKERKPTKIPKSVIRKRIKDKKSLSVTKQNRRKPDF; the protein is encoded by the coding sequence ATGGAAATTCAAACGATCCTCTCGGAGGTGAAATATAAAGCAGTAAGAAGTAGTGGCGCTGGAGGACAAAACGTTAATAAAGTTTCGTCCAAAGTAGTGCTTACTTTTGACTTGTCTAGTTCTCAAGGATTTTCGCAGGAAGAAAAATTGCTGTTAGAAAACAATTTGCAGAATAGATTAACGGCGGATTTGATTTTAATCCTAAATTGCGATGAAGACCGAAGCCAACTCAAAAACAAAGAAATTGTTACCAAGCGTTTTTTGGAAATAATAAAAAAAGGATTGCATGTTCCCAAAGAACGAAAGCCTACAAAAATTCCAAAGTCAGTAATCCGAAAGAGGATTAAGGATAAAAAAAGCCTGTCCGTAACCAAACAAAATAGGAGGAAACCAGATTTTTAA
- a CDS encoding HAMP domain-containing sensor histidine kinase translates to MNFSENSNPIRWIIIFISFLIITIILWNTYTFFQIFKNEERIKMNLWATAEKTLINAQENTEVDLPLQIFNNNTTIPLILTENDSIINSVNIDEEIIKNKKRAIEYLNELKSENEPIKIIYAPGKSQELYYGNSSLIDKLKYYPIALSLIIVLCGILIYNFYLSHKMSTQNKLWAGMAKETAHQIGTPLSSLIGWLEILKMENIDESITLEIEKDIERLLTITDRFSKIGSEPKLELKDAVEETKQSYNYLISRFSDQIEFSFKAPSKPIRIFLNPTLHSWTIENLVKNAIDAMKGRGKLSMEIEEDNHHLKINVTDTGSGIPKKEFHRIFETGFTTKKRGWGLGLSLTKRIVEEYHKGTIKVLHSEIGKGTTMQIILRKT, encoded by the coding sequence ATGAATTTTTCTGAAAATAGCAACCCCATACGTTGGATCATTATTTTTATTTCTTTTTTGATAATTACCATTATTCTTTGGAATACCTATACTTTTTTTCAAATATTCAAAAATGAGGAGCGAATAAAAATGAATCTTTGGGCTACAGCCGAAAAAACATTAATAAATGCCCAAGAAAATACCGAAGTGGATTTACCGCTACAGATTTTCAACAATAACACCACGATTCCGCTTATATTGACTGAGAATGACAGCATTATTAACTCCGTAAATATTGACGAGGAAATCATAAAAAACAAAAAAAGGGCTATTGAATATTTGAACGAATTAAAAAGCGAAAATGAGCCTATCAAAATCATTTATGCCCCAGGAAAATCACAGGAATTATATTATGGCAATTCTTCCTTGATAGACAAACTGAAATATTATCCAATCGCTTTGTCACTAATCATCGTTTTGTGTGGCATTCTTATTTATAATTTTTACCTCAGCCACAAAATGTCAACCCAAAACAAATTGTGGGCAGGAATGGCCAAAGAAACGGCTCACCAAATAGGAACACCTCTTTCTTCCTTAATCGGTTGGCTGGAAATTTTAAAAATGGAGAATATTGACGAATCCATAACTCTTGAGATCGAAAAAGATATCGAACGTTTACTGACTATTACCGATCGTTTTTCTAAAATTGGTTCCGAACCCAAATTAGAATTAAAAGACGCAGTTGAAGAAACCAAACAATCTTATAATTATTTAATTTCTCGTTTTTCGGACCAAATTGAATTTTCATTCAAAGCGCCTTCCAAACCAATACGCATTTTTCTGAACCCCACTTTACACAGTTGGACGATAGAAAATCTAGTCAAAAATGCCATTGATGCGATGAAAGGAAGAGGAAAATTGTCAATGGAAATTGAAGAAGACAATCATCATCTAAAAATAAACGTAACCGATACTGGTAGTGGCATTCCTAAAAAAGAATTCCATCGTATTTTTGAAACCGGTTTTACCACCAAAAAAAGAGGATGGGGACTTGGGCTTTCCTTAACCAAAAGAATTGTTGAGGAATACCACAAGGGCACTATCAAAGTACTGCATTCTGAGATAGGAAAAGGAACAACGATGCAAATTATCTTAAGGAAAACGTAG
- the aat gene encoding leucyl/phenylalanyl-tRNA--protein transferase produces the protein MYYLSNDLFFPPVSHADSDGILAFGGDLTPERLQLAYRSGIFPWFNEGEPIIWWSPNPRMVLFLDELIVSKSMRNILNRNIFKVTFNQKFRDVISNCRQVKRDGQTGTWITNEMIEAYCKLNELGIAKSVEVWQNDQLVGGLYGIDLGHVFCGESMFSLVSNASKVAFIALVNQLKKDNYRLLDCQVYNEHLESLGCREIDREAFMVILKSK, from the coding sequence ATGTATTATTTATCTAATGATTTATTCTTTCCTCCAGTTTCCCACGCCGACAGCGATGGAATTCTTGCCTTTGGAGGTGACTTGACTCCAGAGCGTTTGCAGCTAGCTTATAGAAGCGGAATTTTTCCTTGGTTCAACGAAGGGGAACCCATTATTTGGTGGTCACCTAATCCAAGAATGGTATTATTCTTGGACGAATTGATTGTTTCCAAAAGTATGCGAAACATCCTAAACCGGAATATTTTCAAAGTTACTTTCAATCAAAAGTTTAGGGATGTTATTTCCAATTGCCGGCAAGTAAAACGCGATGGACAAACAGGAACTTGGATTACCAATGAAATGATTGAAGCTTATTGCAAACTCAATGAACTTGGAATAGCAAAATCGGTTGAAGTTTGGCAAAATGACCAACTAGTTGGCGGATTGTATGGAATCGATTTGGGACATGTGTTCTGTGGCGAAAGTATGTTTTCATTGGTTTCCAATGCTTCTAAAGTGGCGTTTATTGCTTTAGTAAATCAGCTTAAAAAAGACAATTATCGTCTGTTAGATTGCCAAGTTTATAACGAGCATCTTGAAAGTTTGGGCTGCAGAGAAATAGATCGGGAAGCGTTTATGGTAATTTTGAAGAGTAAATAG
- a CDS encoding HesA/MoeB/ThiF family protein → MSIVQEYLRYNRQMMLAEIGDEGQVKLKKAKVLVIGAGGLGCPILQYIATAGVGTIGIVDFDKIEIHNLHRQILYTQNQVGKSKAITAKETLEEMNPLISIVAFEEKLTSENAATIIKNYDFIVDGSDNFETRYLVSDTCVALGKTLVYGSILKFEGQLAVFNHNGSKNLRDLFPEPPNPKDVPNCNMNGVLGTLPGIIGTMMAHETLKLIMDLPSLKNELVLFSTLNWSFTKIKF, encoded by the coding sequence ATGAGTATAGTTCAAGAATATTTAAGATACAACCGCCAAATGATGCTAGCCGAAATAGGCGACGAAGGGCAGGTAAAACTAAAAAAAGCAAAAGTACTAGTCATTGGTGCCGGCGGATTGGGCTGCCCAATCTTGCAATATATCGCTACCGCAGGTGTTGGCACTATCGGAATTGTAGATTTTGATAAAATTGAAATTCATAACCTCCATCGTCAAATTTTATATACACAAAACCAGGTCGGCAAAAGCAAAGCCATAACAGCAAAAGAAACATTGGAAGAAATGAATCCTTTGATTTCCATCGTGGCATTCGAAGAAAAACTGACCTCCGAAAATGCCGCTACAATTATCAAGAATTATGATTTTATTGTTGATGGATCGGATAATTTTGAAACCCGCTATTTGGTCAGTGACACTTGCGTGGCTTTAGGAAAAACATTGGTTTATGGAAGTATTTTGAAATTTGAAGGGCAATTGGCCGTTTTCAATCACAACGGAAGCAAAAATCTTCGGGATTTATTTCCGGAACCTCCCAACCCGAAAGACGTGCCCAATTGCAATATGAATGGCGTGTTGGGAACTTTACCCGGAATAATTGGCACCATGATGGCTCACGAAACGTTGAAACTTATAATGGATTTACCTTCTTTAAAGAACGAATTGGTATTGTTCAGCACTTTGAATTGGAGTTTTACAAAAATAAAATTTTAA
- a CDS encoding DUF3127 domain-containing protein — protein sequence MEVLGKVKVVNPEQQVSAAFKKRELVVTTDEQYPQHILIEFTQDKCDLLNSYNIGEAVKVSINLRGREWINPQGETRYFNSIQGWRIERLAADAPTQQAPPMPAAATFAPATNLNEEEADDLPF from the coding sequence ATGGAAGTATTAGGAAAAGTTAAAGTTGTTAATCCTGAGCAACAAGTAAGTGCGGCATTCAAAAAAAGAGAACTTGTTGTTACTACAGATGAGCAATATCCACAACACATTTTAATTGAATTTACTCAAGATAAATGTGATTTGTTGAATAGTTATAATATTGGTGAAGCTGTAAAAGTTTCTATCAATTTGAGAGGAAGAGAATGGATTAATCCACAAGGAGAAACAAGATATTTCAACAGTATTCAAGGTTGGAGAATTGAAAGATTGGCTGCTGATGCACCAACTCAACAAGCACCTCCAATGCCAGCTGCTGCAACTTTTGCGCCAGCAACTAACTTAAATGAAGAAGAAGCAGACGATTTGCCATTCTAG
- the greA gene encoding transcription elongation factor GreA: MSAISYYTAEGLKKLRDELDYLKSVMRPKASADIAEARDKGDLSENAEYDAAKEAQGMLEMRIAKLEEVHSNARLIDETHLDLSKVLVLSIVKIKNQTNGMEMKYTLVAESEADLKTGKISVTSPIGKGLLGKKVGEVAEITVPNGVLKFEILEISRE, translated from the coding sequence ATGAGCGCAATATCTTATTACACAGCGGAAGGATTAAAAAAATTAAGAGACGAATTAGATTATTTAAAAAGTGTGATGCGCCCAAAGGCATCTGCAGATATAGCTGAGGCAAGAGATAAAGGAGATTTATCGGAGAATGCAGAATATGACGCAGCCAAAGAAGCCCAAGGAATGCTTGAAATGAGAATTGCAAAATTGGAAGAGGTGCATTCTAATGCAAGATTAATTGATGAAACACATTTGGACCTTTCTAAAGTGTTGGTTTTGTCGATTGTGAAAATCAAAAACCAAACCAATGGAATGGAAATGAAATACACATTGGTAGCCGAAAGTGAAGCTGATTTGAAAACTGGTAAAATATCGGTTACTTCTCCTATCGGGAAAGGTTTATTGGGTAAAAAAGTAGGCGAAGTTGCTGAAATTACAGTGCCTAACGGTGTATTAAAATTTGAAATTCTTGAGATTTCAAGAGAATAG